The following proteins come from a genomic window of Methylorubrum populi:
- the puuE gene encoding allantoinase PuuE, with amino-acid sequence MHTSRDLIGYGRDVPQADWPGGARIAVQIVLNYEEGGENCILHGDAASEAFLSEIVGAAPWPGQRHMNMESLYEYGARAGFWRLWRLFTQRAVPVTVFGVATALARNPDAVAAMREAAWEIASHGLKWIDYRDMPRAEEAAQMDAAIRLHEEVTGERPLGWYTGRSSVNTLELGLERGFAYLADSYADDLPYWLYGRAGTGLVVPYTLDANDMRFATAQGFNTGEHFFAYLRDSFDALYAEGATAPKMMSVGLHCRLVGRPGRIAALARFLDHVAAHDGVWLARRIDIARHWAARHPAEALRPSSMSAAQFLTRFGDIFEDTPEIALRAWQAGLTAREDSAEGLHAALVGALRGLPAERQRALIRAHPELAGRLAQAGQLTQASTAEQGSAGLGALSAEELARFERLNAAYRARFDLPFVMAIKGSGREAILAAFEARLRNDPEQEFQEALRQIERIAWLRLKDRLPSAG; translated from the coding sequence ATGCACACCTCCCGCGACTTGATCGGATACGGCCGCGACGTTCCGCAGGCGGACTGGCCCGGCGGCGCCCGGATCGCCGTGCAGATCGTGCTCAATTACGAGGAGGGGGGCGAGAACTGCATCCTGCACGGGGATGCGGCCTCCGAGGCGTTCCTGTCCGAAATCGTCGGCGCCGCACCCTGGCCGGGCCAGCGCCACATGAACATGGAATCGCTCTACGAGTACGGCGCCCGCGCCGGCTTCTGGCGGCTGTGGCGCCTGTTCACGCAGCGCGCCGTGCCGGTCACCGTGTTCGGCGTCGCCACCGCGCTCGCGCGCAACCCCGACGCCGTCGCCGCGATGCGGGAGGCGGCCTGGGAGATCGCGAGCCACGGCCTCAAATGGATCGATTACCGCGACATGCCGCGCGCGGAGGAGGCGGCGCAGATGGATGCGGCGATCCGCCTGCACGAGGAGGTGACCGGCGAGCGCCCCCTCGGCTGGTACACCGGCCGCTCCTCCGTCAACACGCTGGAACTCGGCCTGGAACGGGGCTTCGCCTATCTCGCCGATTCCTACGCCGACGACCTGCCCTACTGGCTGTACGGCCGGGCCGGAACCGGCCTCGTGGTGCCCTACACCCTCGATGCCAACGACATGCGCTTCGCCACAGCGCAGGGCTTCAACACCGGCGAGCACTTCTTCGCCTACCTGCGCGACAGCTTCGACGCGCTCTACGCGGAGGGCGCCACGGCGCCGAAGATGATGTCGGTGGGGCTCCACTGCCGGCTGGTCGGCCGGCCCGGCCGCATCGCCGCGCTCGCGCGCTTCCTCGACCACGTCGCCGCCCATGACGGCGTCTGGCTGGCGCGCCGCATCGACATCGCCCGGCACTGGGCGGCGCGGCACCCGGCCGAAGCCTTACGCCCGAGCAGCATGAGCGCGGCGCAGTTCCTCACCCGCTTCGGCGACATCTTCGAGGACACGCCGGAGATCGCGCTCCGGGCGTGGCAGGCTGGCCTCACCGCCCGCGAGGACAGCGCGGAGGGGCTCCATGCCGCCCTCGTCGGCGCCCTGCGCGGCCTGCCCGCCGAGCGCCAGCGCGCCCTCATCCGCGCCCATCCCGAACTCGCCGGACGGCTCGCCCAGGCCGGGCAGCTGACGCAGGCCTCCACCGCCGAGCAGGGCAGCGCCGGCCTCGGCGCGCTCTCGGCCGAGGAACTGGCGCGGTTCGAGCGGCTGAACGCGGCCTATCGCGCGCGCTTCGACCTGCCCTTCGTCATGGCGATCAAGGGCAGCGGCCGCGAGGCGATCCTGGCGGCGTTCGAGGCGCGGCTGCGCAATGATCCCGAGCAGGAATTCCAGGAGGCGCTGCGCCAGATCGAGCGGATCGCGTGGCTGCGGCTGAAGGACCGCCTGCCGTCGGCGGGTTGA